Within Corynebacterium jeddahense, the genomic segment GGACAGGTCCGCGTCCGGGTTCGGGGCGCCGGCGACCTGCGCGTAGTCGTCGAGGTCGTGGTGCGGGTCGTCCACACCGGCGATGGCGAGGCGCACGCCGGAGGCCTTGAACTCGAGGCGGGCGTGCGTGGCGTCGTGCCAGCCGCGCTCGATAAACGCGGCGCGCATGCCCTCCCACGGCAGGTCCACGTACGAGGGTTCCCGCTTCGCCCCGGTGAGGTACTTCAGCGGGTTGACCGGCCGCGGCGCCCAGTAGTCGTTGGTGCCGAAGACGAAGGCGCCCGGCCGGTCGAGCAGCGGGCCGAGCGCGTCGAGCACCCACGGCACCCCGGCCTCGTCGGAGAGGTTGTCGCCGGTGTTGACCACCAAGTCCGGCTCGAGCGCGTCCAGCCCGGAGACGAACGACACCTTCTTGCGCTGCCCCGGGATCATGTGCAGGTCCGAGATGTGGAGGATCCGGAACGCGTCGCGCCCCCCGAGAGCCCCGGGTGCAAGCAGCGGCAGCTCGACCTCTCTGAGCTGGAAGTTGTTGCGTTCGGCGTAGGCCCACGCAGCCGTCGATACGCCTAGTGCTCCTGCGGTACCCATGAACCTCTTCACCCGCACCACTGTAATCTCGCAGCCATGAGTGCATTGAAAGACCAGATCCGCGCAGACCTCAAAGAAGCCATGAAGGCGAAGGAGAAGGAGCGCACCGGCACGATCCGCATGCTGCTCGCCGCGATCCAGACCGCCGAGACCGAGGGGGCGAAGCACGAGGTGGACGACGCGGAGATCCAGAAGATCATCGCCCGCGAGATCAAAAAGCGCCGCGAGTCCGCAGAGATCTACCAGACCAACGGCCGCGAGGATCTCGCGCAGACCGAGCTCGGGGAGGCCGCCATCCTCGAGGAATACCAGCCGAAGCAGCTCACCGACGAGGAGCTTTCGCAGCTTATCGACGACGCTGTCGCCGAGACCGGCGCCACCTCCATGG encodes:
- a CDS encoding metallophosphoesterase produces the protein MGTAGALGVSTAAWAYAERNNFQLREVELPLLAPGALGGRDAFRILHISDLHMIPGQRKKVSFVSGLDALEPDLVVNTGDNLSDEAGVPWVLDALGPLLDRPGAFVFGTNDYWAPRPVNPLKYLTGAKREPSYVDLPWEGMRAAFIERGWHDATHARLEFKASGVRLAIAGVDDPHHDLDDYAQVAGAPNPDADLSLGLLHAPYRRVLDAFEADGYQLALAGHTHGGQICLPGGRAIVTNADIDRRRASGLHRYGAMWMEVSNGLGQSKYAPVRLFCPPSATLIRVTER
- a CDS encoding GatB/YqeY domain-containing protein, yielding MSALKDQIRADLKEAMKAKEKERTGTIRMLLAAIQTAETEGAKHEVDDAEIQKIIAREIKKRRESAEIYQTNGREDLAQTELGEAAILEEYQPKQLTDEELSQLIDDAVAETGATSMAQMGQVMKAATAKAEGRADGKRISEAVKARLG